One window from the genome of Cucumis melo cultivar AY chromosome 12, USDA_Cmelo_AY_1.0, whole genome shotgun sequence encodes:
- the LOC103497179 gene encoding uncharacterized protein LOC103497179 isoform X2 — protein MVKMRIKLLPTRRIHSYSSIDHLTSGLKSAFRWKELDNFVPNSNRWWRGRSYVPSVASDIPGPVKDRKRVPIEKRRAMIESFVHKYKASNTGKFPSLATTFKEVGGSYYVVRKIIQELQNESSLSYLKGRSKKSFQETEIKSNGSLTEESLNVSGKHLEAASELQKSSCAENTLSAADDVSHSVLPMRSNLLEDSEDIISSHKKPYDDDKKFDISQQVSTESHALKNERDVVSDVHLESRTSEELKHEEGPYGKEQQVQSSPELHRVNIKTRTVDEAQHTAIESKPWGERIKSIVDGIFNMWRKR, from the exons ATGGTGAAAATGAGGATTAAGCTTCTTCCTACTAGACGAATACACTCCTACAGTTCTATCGACCACTTAACTTCCGGCTTAAAATCAG CGTTCAGGTGGAAAGAGCTTGATAATTTTGTACCTAACTCAAATAGATGGTGGCGAGGAAGATCCTATGTTCCGTCTGTTGCTTCAGATATACCCGGTCCTGTGAAGGATCGTAAACGTGTCCCTATAGAAAAACGGCGAGCGATGATCGAATCTTTTGTGCACAA GTATAAGGCATCAAATACTGGGAAGTTCCCTTCGTTAGCAACTACTTTTAAAGAAGTAGGTGGCTCTTACTATGTTGTTAGGAAAATCATTCAGGAGCTTCAGAATGAATCTTCATTGTCTTACTTAAAGGGTAGAAGTAAAAAGTCGTTTCAAGAAACAGAAATCAAAAGTAATGGAAGCTTAACTGAAG AGAGCCTTAATGTTAGTGGAAAACATTTGGAAGCAGCATCTGAATTGCAAAAGTCCTCTTGTGCTGAGAACACATTGTCTGCTGCTGATGAT GTTAGCCATTCTGTCCTTCCAATGAGAAGCAATCTTTTGGAGGACTCTGAGGACATTATTTCTTCTCATAAGAAACCATATGATGATGATAAGAAGTTTGACATTTCTCAACAAGTTTCTACTGAAAGCCATGCACTAAAAAATGAACGAGATGTGGTCTCTGATGTTCACCTTGAAAGTAGAACATCTGAAGAGCTGAAGCATGAAGAAGGTCCATACGGTAAAGAGCAACAAGTTCAGAGTTCTCCTGAATTACACAG AGTGAACATTAAGACTAGGACAGTGGATGAGGCTCAGCATACAGCAATTGAATCAAAACCATGGGGAGAACGTATTAAGTCAATTGTAGATGGTATATTCAACATGTGGAGGAAACGTTAA
- the LOC103497178 gene encoding ATP-dependent Clp protease ATP-binding subunit ClpA homolog CD4B, chloroplastic-like translates to MARVLVQPTNIPGLVVGRKSPSSKGSGNSKRAVKMMSSVHSPCMRMRSFSGLRGLNSLDNMFRPGQDFHSKMAIAISSRRVGRASRCVPRAMFERFTEKAIKVIMLAQEEARRLGHNFVGTEQILLGLIGEGTGIAAKVLKSMGINLKDARVEVEKIIGRGGGFVAVEIPFTPRAKRVLELSLEEARQLGHNYIGSEHLLLGLLREGEGVAARVLENLGADPANIRTQVIRMVGESTEAVGAGVGGGSSGNKMPTLEEYGTNLTKLAEEGKLDPVVGRQQQIERVTQILGRRTKNNPCLIGEPGVGKTAIAEGLAQRIANGDVPETIEGKKVITLDMGLLVAGTKYRGEFEERLKKLMEEIKQSDEIILFIDEVHTLIGAGAAEGAIDAANILKPALARGELQCIGATTLDEYRKHIEKDPALERRFQPVKVPEPSVDETIQILKGLRERYEIHHKLRYTDEAIEAAAQLSYQYISDRFLPDKAIDLIDEAGSRVRLRHAQLPEEAKEVEKELRQITKEKNDAVRSQDFEKAGELRDREMELKAKISALIDKGKEMSKAESEAGDVGPVVTEVDIQHIVSSWTGIPVEKVSTDESDRLLKMEETLHRRVIGQDEAVKAISRAIRRARVGLKNPNRPIASFIFSGPTGVGKSELAKALAAYYFGSEEAMIRLDMSEFMERHTVSKLIGSPPGYVGYTEGGQLTEAVRRRPYTVVLFDEIEKAHPDVFNMMLQILEDGRLTDSKGRTVDFKNTLLIMTSNVGSNVIEKGGRRIGFDLDYDEKDSSYNRIKMLVTEELKQYFRPEFLNRLDEMIVFRQLTKLEVKEIADIMLKEVFDRLKGKEIDLQVTERFRERVVDEGYNPSYGARPLRRAIMRLLEDSMAEKMLAREIKEGDSVIVDVDSDGNVTVLNGSSGAAPESLADPIPV, encoded by the exons ATGGCTAGAGTTTTGGTTCAACCCACTAATATTCCTGGTCTGGTTGTTGGAAGGAAGAGTCCTTCTTCAAAAGGATCAGGTAATTCAAAACGGGCTGTTAAAATGATGTCTAGTGTACATTCACCTTGTATGAGGATGAGAAGCTTTTCTGGACTTAGAGGGTTGAATTCTTTGGATAATATGTTTAGACCTGGGCAAGATTTTCATTCCAAGATGGCTATTGCAATCTCTTCAAGGCGAGTAGGGAGGGCTAGCAGATGTGTTCCAAGAGCAATGTTTGAGCGATTTACTGAAAAGGCAATTAAAGTAATTATGCTTGCTCAGGAGGAAGCGAGGCGACTTGGTCACAATTTTGTTGGTACGGAGCAGATCCTTTTGGGTCTTATTGGGGAAGGCACTGGTATTGCTGCTAAGGTCCTTAAATCTATGGGAATTAATCTTAAAGATGCGCGTGTGGAGGTGGAGAAGATAATTGGTCGGGGTGGTGGTTTTGTTGCTGTAGAAATTCCATTCACTCCTCGTGCAAAGCGTGTTTTGGAACTCTCTCTCGAAGAAGCTCGCCAACTTG GCCACAATTATATTGGATCGGAGCACTTGCTTCTGGGACTACTTCGTGAAGGGGAGGGTGTTGCAGCTCGCGTTCTTGAGAATTTAGGTGCCGACCCCGCAAACATACGGACTCAG GTTATTAGAATGGTGGGTGAGAGCACAGAGGCTGTTGGTGCTGGTGTTGGAGGAGGGAGCAGTGGGAACAAGATGCCGACCCTGGAAGAGTATGGGACAAACTTAACTAAGCTGGCAGAAGAG GGTAAACTAGATCCCGTTGTTGGTAGGCAGCAGCAAATAGAACGTGTAACCCAAATTCTTGGTCGTAGAACAAAAAATAACCCTTGCCTCATTGGTGAACCTGGTGTTGGGAAAACTGCCATTGCCGAAGGTCTGGCTCAAAGGATTGCTAACGGTGATGTTCCTGAAACAATAGAAGGGAAGAAG GTTATAACGTTGGATATGGGCCTTCTTGTAGCTGGCACAAAATATCGTGGGGAGTTTGAAGAAAGACTAAAGAAACTGATGGAGGAAATAAAACAAAGTGATGAAATAATTCTATTTATTGATGAGGTGCATACATTAATTGGAGCAGGGGCTGCAGAAGGAGCTATTGATGCAGCAAACATATTAAAACCTGCCCTTGCAAGGGGTGAACTGCAG TGCATTGGTGCGACAACCTTGGACGAATACAGAAAACATATCGAGAAGGATCCAGCCCTAGAACGGCGATTTCAGCCGGTTAAAGTGCCAGAACCATCTGTGGATGAAACGATACAGATTTTGAAGGGCCTTAGGGAGCGCTATGAAATCCACCACAAACTTCGTTACACAGATGAAGCAATAGAAGCTGCTGCACAGCTGTCATATCAGTATATTAG TGATCGATTCTTGCCTGACAAGGCAATCGACTTGATTGATGAAGCAGGGTCCAGGGTTCGCCTCCGTCATGCTCAG CTACCTGAGGAAGCTAAGGAGGTTGAGAAAGAGCTCAGGCAGATCACAAAGGAGAAGAATGATGCTGTTCGGAGTCAAGATTTTGAGAAG GCTGGAGAATTGCGTGATAGAGAAATGGAACTTAAGGCTAAGATCTCTGCCCTAATCGACAAGGGCAAGGAGATGAGCAAGGCAGAAAGCGAGGCAGGAGATGTAGGCCCTGTTGTGACCGAAGTTGATATTCAGCATATTGTCTCCTCCTGGACTGGCATTCCTGTTGAGAAAGTATCCACTGATGAATCTGACCGCCTGCTCAAAATGGAAGAGACTCTTCATAGGAGGGTCATTGGTCAAGATGAAGCAGTTAAAGCCATCAGCCGTGCCATACGCCGAGCTCGTGTTGGGCTCAAGAATCCCAATCGTCCGATTGCCAGCTTTATATTTTCTGGTCCAACTGGTGTGGGTAAATCTGAGTTAGCAAAAGCATTGGCTGCTTACTATTTTGGTTCTGAAGAAGCAATGATTCGTCTCGATATGAGTGAATTTATGGAAAGACATACTGTTTCCAAGCTCATTGGTTCTCCCCCTGGGTATGTTGGTTACACAGAGGGTGGTCAATTAACTGAGGCTGTTCGTCGTCGTCCGTACACAGTGGTTCTCTTTGATGAGATTGAAAAGGCTCATCCTGACGTGTTCAACATGATGCTTCAAATTCTAGAGGATGGAAGGTTGACAGATAGCAAGGGCAGAACAGTAGACTTCAAGAATACACTTTTGATAATGACATCGAATGTGGGAAGCAATGTAATAGAGAAGGGAGGTCGCAGAATAGGGTTCGACCTCGATTACGATGAGAAGGACAGTAGTTATAACCGCATCAAGATGTTAGTGACAGAGGAACTGAAACAATACTTCAGGCCTGAGTTTTTGAACAGGTTGGACGAAATGATCGTGTTCCGTCAGCTCACAAAACTAGAGGTGAAGGAGATTGCGGATATAATGCTGAAGGAGGTATTTGATAgactaaaaggaaaagaaattgaTCTTCAAGTTACCGAGAGATTCAGAGAGAGGGTAGTTGATGAAGGATACAACCCAAGCTATGGTGCCAGACCATTGAGAAGGGCAATCATGAGACTTTTGGAGGACAGCATGGCTGAGAAGATGCTGGCTAGGGAGATCAAGGAGGGCGACTCTGTTATTGTGGACGTCGATTCTGATGGAAACGTGACAGTTCTCAACGGCAGCAGTGGAGCTGCACCCGAGTCTTTGGCAGATCCTATTCCTGTGTAA
- the LOC103497179 gene encoding uncharacterized protein LOC103497179 isoform X1: MVKMRIKLLPTRRIHSYSSIDHLTSGLKSVNLHHFAAFRWKELDNFVPNSNRWWRGRSYVPSVASDIPGPVKDRKRVPIEKRRAMIESFVHKYKASNTGKFPSLATTFKEVGGSYYVVRKIIQELQNESSLSYLKGRSKKSFQETEIKSNGSLTEESLNVSGKHLEAASELQKSSCAENTLSAADDVSHSVLPMRSNLLEDSEDIISSHKKPYDDDKKFDISQQVSTESHALKNERDVVSDVHLESRTSEELKHEEGPYGKEQQVQSSPELHRVNIKTRTVDEAQHTAIESKPWGERIKSIVDGIFNMWRKR, translated from the exons ATGGTGAAAATGAGGATTAAGCTTCTTCCTACTAGACGAATACACTCCTACAGTTCTATCGACCACTTAACTTCCGGCTTAAAATCAG TTAATCTTCATCATTTTGCAGCGTTCAGGTGGAAAGAGCTTGATAATTTTGTACCTAACTCAAATAGATGGTGGCGAGGAAGATCCTATGTTCCGTCTGTTGCTTCAGATATACCCGGTCCTGTGAAGGATCGTAAACGTGTCCCTATAGAAAAACGGCGAGCGATGATCGAATCTTTTGTGCACAA GTATAAGGCATCAAATACTGGGAAGTTCCCTTCGTTAGCAACTACTTTTAAAGAAGTAGGTGGCTCTTACTATGTTGTTAGGAAAATCATTCAGGAGCTTCAGAATGAATCTTCATTGTCTTACTTAAAGGGTAGAAGTAAAAAGTCGTTTCAAGAAACAGAAATCAAAAGTAATGGAAGCTTAACTGAAG AGAGCCTTAATGTTAGTGGAAAACATTTGGAAGCAGCATCTGAATTGCAAAAGTCCTCTTGTGCTGAGAACACATTGTCTGCTGCTGATGAT GTTAGCCATTCTGTCCTTCCAATGAGAAGCAATCTTTTGGAGGACTCTGAGGACATTATTTCTTCTCATAAGAAACCATATGATGATGATAAGAAGTTTGACATTTCTCAACAAGTTTCTACTGAAAGCCATGCACTAAAAAATGAACGAGATGTGGTCTCTGATGTTCACCTTGAAAGTAGAACATCTGAAGAGCTGAAGCATGAAGAAGGTCCATACGGTAAAGAGCAACAAGTTCAGAGTTCTCCTGAATTACACAG AGTGAACATTAAGACTAGGACAGTGGATGAGGCTCAGCATACAGCAATTGAATCAAAACCATGGGGAGAACGTATTAAGTCAATTGTAGATGGTATATTCAACATGTGGAGGAAACGTTAA